A genomic window from Salvelinus alpinus chromosome 10, SLU_Salpinus.1, whole genome shotgun sequence includes:
- the LOC139531376 gene encoding uncharacterized protein produces the protein MRGAVALLVLLFCLSGAWTQEESGRVRESDITQQGHSAGRESRGTGATEVTSECTTMQPDIWDEMKGLRDMVVEQREKLRTMEGRVTACEGEVETQKNTVMDLRIQLMVTKAKVAELEKDNAALEARLRASERELTTTKNDVEELKRQNTDRPKVAFSAAGLNNNGPIGPFNTDANLVYTRVITNIGKAYSPITGSFTAPVGGVYYIRFTAAQHGRSSDYMGISMLKNGQAIMSNYHYNSHGYWIHLSNGVILELEEGDVVYMCLPASFRLYDNTYNQNIFSGFLLFTV, from the exons ATGAGGGGTGCTGTAGCTCTGCTGGtgttgctgttctgtctgtctggggcatgGACTCAGGAGGAGAGTGGACGGGTCAGAGAGAGTGACATCACTCAACAGGGACacagtgcagggagagagagccgAGGGACCGGAGCTACAGAGGTGACCAGCGAATGTACGACCATGCAACCTGACATCTGGGATGAGATGAAGGGGCTGAGAGACATGgtggtggagcagagagagaagctgaGGACGATGGAGGGCAGAGTGACAGCCTGTGAGGGTGAGGTAgagacacagaaaaacacagtgatGGACCTAAGAATCCAGCTGATGGTCACTAAGGCCAAAGTGGCGGAACTGGAAAAAGATAATGCAG CCCTGGAGGCCAGACTGAGAGCCAGTGAGAGAGAGCTGACCACCACGAAGAATGATGTTGAGGAActgaagagacagaacacag ACAGACCAAAAGTGGCTTTCTCTGCTGCTGGTTTGAACAATAATGGACCCATAGGCCCCTTCAATACTGACGCCAACCTGGTCTACACCAGAGTCATCACCAACATCGGCAAGGCCTACAGCCCAATTACAG GTTCCTTCACAGCACCAGTGGGAGGAGTCTACTACATCAGATTCACCGCTGCTCAACATGGGCGTAGTTCAGATTACATGGGTATATCCATGTTAAAGAATGGGCAGGCGATCATGTCTAACTATCATTACAATAGCCACGGATACTGGATCCATTTATCTAATGGAGTCATTCTGGAGCTGGAGGAGGGAGACGTGGTGTACATGTGTCTCCCTGCCAGCTTCCGGCTCTATGACAACACATATAATCAAAACATCTTCAGTGGCTTCCTGCTTTTCACTGTGTGA